From Solwaraspora sp. WMMD1047, the proteins below share one genomic window:
- a CDS encoding sigma-70 family RNA polymerase sigma factor yields the protein MDLASIYRAEYGRCVATLTRLLGDLNLAEEAVQDAFTTALQKWQTPPPNPGAWIVTTARNRAVDRLRRESTREARHAQALLLYQPDEPPEVGPVKDDQLRLIFTCCHPALAPDARTALTLRLLGGLDVPEIARAYLTQEATVAQRIVRAKKKIRDAGIPYRVPAGHELPDRLPPVLTVLYLIFNEGYAATTGPLIRTDLCAEAIRLARELAALMPDEPEVLGLLALLLLTEARRPARLGATGDLVLLADQDRSLWNRQLIAEGHDLVRRCLRRNRPGPYQIQAAISAVHTDGPATDWRQVLALYDQLLALAPTPIVALNRAVAVAEVHGPAVALAALADVELPGYHRLPATRAELLARLGRVAAAQAAYDQAIALATNETERAYLRTRRTELTSPRRSS from the coding sequence ATGGACCTGGCGAGCATCTACCGCGCGGAGTACGGCCGCTGCGTCGCCACTCTGACCCGCCTCCTCGGTGACCTCAACCTCGCCGAGGAGGCGGTCCAGGATGCCTTCACCACGGCGCTGCAGAAGTGGCAGACGCCGCCGCCCAATCCGGGCGCCTGGATCGTGACCACCGCCCGTAACCGGGCCGTCGACCGGCTCCGCCGGGAGTCGACCCGCGAGGCCCGGCACGCCCAGGCCCTGCTGCTGTACCAACCGGACGAGCCCCCGGAGGTGGGACCGGTGAAAGACGACCAGCTGCGACTCATCTTCACCTGCTGCCACCCGGCGCTCGCCCCGGACGCGCGGACCGCGCTGACGCTGCGCCTGCTCGGCGGCCTCGACGTCCCGGAGATCGCCCGCGCCTACCTGACCCAGGAGGCGACCGTCGCCCAGCGCATCGTGCGGGCCAAGAAGAAGATCCGCGACGCCGGCATCCCGTACCGGGTGCCCGCCGGACACGAGCTGCCGGACCGGTTGCCACCCGTGCTCACCGTCCTCTACCTGATCTTCAACGAGGGGTACGCGGCCACCACCGGACCGCTGATCCGGACGGACCTCTGCGCCGAGGCGATCCGGCTGGCCCGCGAGCTCGCCGCGCTGATGCCGGACGAGCCGGAGGTGCTCGGCCTGCTCGCCCTGCTGCTGCTGACCGAGGCGCGGCGCCCGGCCCGGCTCGGCGCGACCGGCGACCTGGTGCTGCTGGCCGACCAGGACCGCTCGCTGTGGAACCGCCAACTGATCGCCGAGGGGCACGACCTGGTCCGCCGTTGCCTGCGGCGGAACCGACCCGGCCCGTACCAGATCCAGGCCGCGATCAGCGCGGTGCACACCGACGGCCCGGCCACCGACTGGCGCCAGGTCCTGGCCCTCTACGACCAGCTTCTCGCGCTGGCGCCGACCCCGATCGTGGCCCTCAACCGGGCGGTCGCCGTCGCCGAGGTGCACGGTCCGGCGGTGGCCCTCGCCGCGTTGGCCGACGTCGAACTCCCCGGCTACCACCGGCTGCCCGCGACCCGGGCCGAGCTGCTGGCCCGGCTGGGCCGGGTCGCGGCGGCCCAGGCCGCCTACGACCAGGCCATCGCCCTGGCCACGAACGAAACCGAACGCGCCTACCTGCGGACCCGCCGCACCGAACTCACCTCCCCAAGGAGATCATCGTGA
- a CDS encoding dihydrofolate reductase family protein, whose amino-acid sequence MTATYTFDVFTSLDGFGTTSGDWGGYWGKQGPELLEHRLALYREEQRMVFGAGTYRTFAAMLAASTEESEVRDAWVTRMRNLPATVVSNTLRGPLDWPDATVETGDAVDVVARLKQESTVPLRSHGSLSVNRALMAAGLVDQVQVTVFPVITGQTGTEPVFQGTADFDLELISSRTLDGRTQELIYRPTRHG is encoded by the coding sequence GTGACCGCCACCTACACCTTCGACGTCTTCACCAGCCTGGACGGCTTCGGCACCACGAGCGGCGACTGGGGCGGCTACTGGGGCAAGCAGGGCCCCGAGCTGCTCGAACACCGGTTGGCCCTGTACCGCGAGGAGCAGCGCATGGTCTTCGGGGCCGGCACCTACCGCACGTTCGCCGCGATGCTGGCCGCGAGCACCGAGGAGTCCGAGGTACGCGACGCCTGGGTCACCCGGATGCGGAACCTTCCGGCCACCGTGGTGTCGAACACGCTGCGCGGACCCCTCGACTGGCCGGACGCCACCGTCGAAACCGGAGACGCCGTCGACGTCGTCGCCCGGCTCAAGCAGGAGTCCACGGTGCCGTTGCGGTCGCACGGCAGCCTCTCGGTGAACCGCGCGCTGATGGCCGCCGGCCTGGTCGACCAGGTCCAGGTGACGGTCTTCCCGGTGATCACCGGCCAGACCGGCACCGAGCCGGTCTTCCAGGGAACGGCCGACTTCGACCTGGAGTTGATCTCCAGCCGGACCCTCGACGGGCGCACCCAGGAACTGATCTACCGCCCCACCCGGCACGGCTGA
- a CDS encoding RidA family protein, translating into MTDRAPYAYAAVASDVRRLVFTAGACPLDHRGNTVAVGDVPGQAEQVMANLRTALAAAGADLTDVVKTTVYVASNRREDLVAAWNVVSRHFGAHDVPSTLLGVAVLGYRDQLVEVEAVAALR; encoded by the coding sequence CTGACCGATCGGGCACCCTACGCCTACGCCGCGGTGGCCTCCGACGTCCGGCGGCTGGTGTTCACCGCCGGCGCCTGCCCGCTCGACCACCGGGGAAACACGGTCGCGGTCGGCGACGTGCCGGGGCAGGCCGAGCAGGTGATGGCGAACCTGCGGACCGCGCTCGCGGCGGCCGGCGCCGATCTCACCGACGTGGTCAAGACGACGGTCTATGTGGCGAGTAACCGCCGGGAGGACCTCGTCGCGGCGTGGAACGTGGTGAGCCGGCACTTCGGGGCGCACGACGTACCCAGCACCCTGCTGGGCGTGGCGGTCCTCGGCTACCGCGACCAGCTCGTCGAGGTCGAGGCCGTCGCCGCCCTCCGATGA
- a CDS encoding aldehyde dehydrogenase family protein, whose amino-acid sequence MTNTVDVTTQEHLIGGAWRPAADGAHFECHNPFTGEVVTRAADGGRADVRAAVEAASAAFGAWSQTAPAERTRLLEAAADLLEERAPTIAKAMVEECGETFGWGMFNCGLAAGMLRAAAGLTDLATREETIPSGVPGLDARAVRRPAGVVAAMAPWNAPVILAVRAVAAPLAFGNTVVLKSSEKCPRVHAAVAAVLHDAGLPAGAINFVVHSTKGAPDVVDELIAHPAVRRVNFTGSTRVGRIIAAKCAEHLKPSVLELGGKAPMIVLDDADLDGAAAAASFGAFMNAGQICMSTERIIAETAVAGPLAEKLAERASRLVAGDPRDEGTMIGPVIDDASRKHVLGLIEDARSKGARVLTGGEDLGGNVISPAVLVGVTPQMRIYGEESFGPVVAVIEAADTDAAVQIANDTEYGLAAAVFSGDDQRGLAVAERIESGICHVNGSTVHDEPPMPFGGVKASGWGRFGGTAALAEFTDLRWITVQSGERHYPI is encoded by the coding sequence ATGACGAACACAGTTGACGTGACCACCCAGGAGCACCTGATCGGCGGAGCGTGGCGGCCAGCCGCCGACGGTGCCCACTTCGAGTGCCACAATCCGTTCACCGGTGAGGTGGTCACGCGGGCGGCCGACGGCGGTCGTGCCGACGTCCGCGCCGCGGTCGAGGCCGCGTCCGCCGCGTTCGGGGCCTGGTCGCAGACGGCGCCGGCGGAGCGGACCCGCCTGCTCGAAGCCGCCGCCGACCTGCTGGAAGAACGCGCGCCGACCATCGCCAAGGCGATGGTCGAGGAGTGCGGCGAGACGTTCGGCTGGGGAATGTTCAACTGCGGCCTGGCCGCGGGGATGCTCCGCGCCGCCGCCGGCCTGACCGACCTGGCGACGAGGGAGGAGACGATCCCGTCCGGCGTCCCCGGTCTCGACGCCCGGGCCGTCCGCCGCCCGGCGGGCGTGGTGGCCGCCATGGCCCCCTGGAACGCGCCCGTCATCCTCGCCGTCCGGGCGGTGGCCGCCCCGCTGGCGTTCGGCAACACCGTCGTGCTCAAGTCCTCGGAGAAGTGCCCGCGGGTGCACGCGGCGGTGGCCGCCGTCCTGCACGACGCGGGTCTGCCGGCGGGTGCGATCAACTTCGTCGTACACAGCACCAAGGGCGCGCCGGACGTGGTCGACGAGCTGATCGCGCACCCGGCGGTCCGGCGGGTGAACTTCACCGGCTCGACCCGGGTGGGCCGGATCATCGCCGCGAAGTGCGCCGAGCACCTCAAGCCCTCCGTGCTCGAACTGGGCGGCAAGGCCCCCATGATCGTCCTCGACGACGCCGACCTCGACGGGGCGGCGGCCGCGGCGTCCTTCGGCGCGTTCATGAACGCCGGCCAGATCTGCATGTCGACCGAGCGGATCATCGCCGAGACGGCCGTCGCCGGCCCGCTGGCCGAGAAGCTCGCGGAGCGGGCGAGCAGGCTGGTGGCCGGTGACCCGCGCGACGAGGGCACCATGATCGGCCCGGTGATCGACGACGCCAGCCGCAAGCACGTCCTCGGCCTCATCGAGGACGCGCGGTCGAAGGGCGCCCGGGTGCTCACCGGCGGGGAGGACCTCGGCGGCAACGTCATCTCCCCGGCCGTGCTGGTGGGGGTGACACCGCAGATGCGCATCTACGGCGAGGAGTCGTTCGGTCCGGTGGTCGCCGTCATCGAGGCGGCCGACACCGACGCCGCCGTCCAGATCGCCAACGACACCGAGTACGGCCTGGCCGCGGCCGTCTTCAGCGGTGACGATCAGCGCGGGCTGGCGGTCGCGGAGCGGATCGAGTCCGGGATCTGCCACGTCAACGGCTCCACCGTCCACGACGAGCCGCCGATGCCCTTCGGCGGCGTCAAGGCGTCCGGCTGGGGACGCTTCGGCGGCACCGCCGCCCTGGCCGAGTTCACCGACCTCCGCTGGATCACCGTCCAGAGCGGCGAGCGCCACTACCCCATCTGA
- a CDS encoding GNAT family N-acetyltransferase → MTVTVRPATGDDLAVLGALLAELHPDDPALPPEQAAGIWQDIADQSGRTVLIAERDGLAVGTVDCLVVPNLTRGGRPFMLVENVVVAGSARRQGVASRLFDEVIDRAREAGCYKIQLLSRAERDGAHRFYESRDLRPIAKGFRRYLD, encoded by the coding sequence GTGACGGTCACCGTGCGCCCGGCCACCGGGGACGACCTGGCGGTGCTGGGCGCGCTGCTCGCCGAGCTGCATCCGGACGATCCCGCGCTACCGCCGGAGCAGGCCGCGGGGATCTGGCAGGACATCGCCGACCAGTCGGGGCGCACCGTGCTGATCGCCGAGCGCGACGGGCTGGCGGTCGGCACCGTCGACTGCCTCGTCGTGCCAAACCTGACCCGCGGCGGCCGGCCGTTCATGCTGGTGGAGAACGTCGTCGTTGCCGGCTCGGCCCGCCGCCAGGGCGTCGCGAGCCGGCTCTTCGACGAGGTGATCGACCGGGCCCGGGAGGCCGGCTGTTACAAGATCCAATTGCTGTCCCGGGCCGAGCGGGACGGCGCCCACCGGTTCTACGAGTCGCGCGACCTACGTCCCATCGCCAAAGGCTTCCGGCGCTACCTGGACTGA
- a CDS encoding alpha/beta hydrolase, translated as MATFVLVHGGGGSAWDWHLLVPELAGRGHEVVVPELPIGDPSAGFAEFCETVVGAIGDRRDLVVVGHSYGAFTAPLIADRLPVRLLVLLTPMVPVPGERPADWWANTGYQEPAGLSEEQQFYNGVPAEVVVEAGRHTRDQVSAEGSEPWPLPAWPDVPTKVLIAREDRFFEPDFLRRVAADRLGVVPDEVDGCHCVALSHPRQLADRLTSYLPEVAPDAQPAAGRRAGSP; from the coding sequence ATGGCGACGTTCGTTCTTGTCCATGGTGGTGGCGGCAGTGCCTGGGACTGGCACCTGCTGGTTCCGGAGCTGGCCGGCCGGGGCCACGAGGTGGTGGTGCCGGAGCTGCCGATCGGGGACCCGTCGGCGGGTTTCGCCGAGTTCTGCGAGACGGTGGTCGGCGCGATCGGCGATCGGCGCGACCTGGTGGTGGTCGGTCACTCGTACGGCGCGTTCACCGCGCCGCTGATCGCCGACCGGCTCCCGGTCCGGCTGCTCGTGCTGCTCACCCCGATGGTCCCGGTGCCCGGTGAGCGGCCCGCTGACTGGTGGGCCAACACCGGCTACCAGGAGCCGGCGGGGCTCAGCGAGGAGCAGCAGTTCTACAACGGGGTGCCGGCCGAGGTCGTCGTGGAGGCCGGCAGGCACACCCGGGATCAGGTCAGCGCGGAGGGGAGCGAGCCGTGGCCGTTGCCGGCCTGGCCGGACGTGCCGACGAAGGTGCTCATCGCCCGGGAGGACCGGTTCTTCGAGCCGGATTTCCTGCGCCGGGTGGCCGCCGACCGGCTCGGCGTCGTGCCGGACGAGGTCGACGGCTGCCACTGCGTGGCGCTCAGCCACCCGAGGCAACTTGCCGACCGGCTCACCTCGTACCTCCCGGAGGTCGCACCGGACGCGCAGCCGGCCGCCGGCCGCCGGGCGGGGTCGCCGTGA
- a CDS encoding VOC family protein: protein MACHLYALTFDADQPLRLARFWSGLLGWEITDDPSDGIVLPPADDTGFRLRFRPARGPKVGQNQAHFDLTSTSQANQEQTVARALELGGRHLDVGQDPTDGHVVLADPEGNEFCVIEPGNNFLADCGLIGALACDGSQQVGYFWSAALDWPLVWDQDQETAIRSPHGGPKITWGGPPVPPKTGRNRLHFDLVPSGDDDQQAVVDRLLSLGATRLDEHNPADDGRPAPAGGAVVVRGDLDGSATGPVELADPDGNEFCVLASR, encoded by the coding sequence ATGGCCTGTCACCTGTACGCGCTCACCTTCGACGCGGATCAGCCGCTGCGGCTGGCGCGGTTCTGGTCCGGGCTGCTCGGTTGGGAGATCACCGACGACCCGTCCGACGGGATCGTCCTGCCGCCCGCCGACGACACCGGGTTCCGCCTCCGGTTCCGCCCGGCCCGAGGGCCGAAGGTCGGCCAGAACCAGGCGCACTTCGACCTGACGAGCACCTCCCAGGCGAACCAGGAGCAGACGGTGGCCAGAGCGCTGGAGCTCGGCGGCCGGCACCTCGACGTCGGCCAGGACCCGACGGACGGCCACGTGGTGCTCGCCGACCCCGAGGGCAACGAGTTCTGCGTCATCGAGCCGGGCAACAACTTCCTCGCCGACTGCGGCCTCATCGGGGCGCTGGCCTGCGACGGCTCACAGCAGGTCGGCTACTTCTGGAGCGCGGCGCTGGACTGGCCGCTGGTCTGGGACCAGGACCAGGAGACGGCGATCCGCTCCCCGCACGGCGGTCCCAAGATCACCTGGGGTGGCCCGCCGGTCCCCCCGAAGACCGGCCGGAACCGGCTGCACTTCGACCTGGTGCCGTCCGGCGACGATGATCAACAAGCGGTGGTCGACCGACTGCTCTCGCTCGGCGCTACCCGACTCGACGAGCACAACCCGGCCGATGACGGCCGGCCGGCGCCGGCCGGCGGCGCGGTCGTGGTGCGCGGCGACCTCGACGGGAGCGCGACGGGCCCGGTCGAGCTGGCCGATCCCGACGGCAACGAGTTCTGCGTGCTGGCGTCCCGGTAG
- a CDS encoding TOPRIM nucleotidyl transferase/hydrolase domain-containing protein: MATPRPAGSWDVGRRRELARQALEGYVSGPDAPVQATARALAKIEDAGSLVLVEGISDQIAVETAALGRGRDLAAERVVVVPIGGAHAIGRFLTTLGPLHTRVRLAGLCDRHEAEIYRRGLATAGIGSPRTQEDLEGLGFFVCVDDLEDELIRAVGIDGVEALLDSQGDLGSFRSLQGQPAWRGREAGAQLRRFMGSGSRRKSRYARLLVETAVARDVLPRPLDTLLAAVRA, translated from the coding sequence ATGGCCACCCCCCGACCGGCCGGTAGCTGGGACGTCGGCCGTCGCCGTGAGCTCGCCCGCCAGGCCCTGGAGGGCTACGTGAGCGGCCCCGACGCCCCGGTGCAGGCGACGGCCCGCGCCCTGGCGAAGATCGAGGACGCCGGGTCACTGGTGCTGGTCGAGGGCATCAGCGACCAGATCGCGGTGGAGACGGCCGCCCTCGGCCGGGGCCGGGACCTGGCCGCCGAACGGGTGGTGGTGGTACCGATCGGCGGGGCGCACGCGATCGGCCGGTTCCTGACCACGCTCGGCCCGCTGCACACCCGGGTGCGCCTCGCCGGCCTGTGTGACCGGCACGAGGCGGAGATCTACCGGCGGGGCCTGGCCACCGCCGGGATCGGCTCTCCGCGTACCCAGGAAGATCTTGAAGGTCTTGGGTTCTTCGTCTGTGTCGACGACCTGGAGGACGAGCTGATCCGCGCGGTCGGCATCGACGGGGTCGAGGCGCTGCTGGACTCGCAGGGCGATCTCGGGTCGTTCCGCTCCCTGCAGGGCCAGCCCGCCTGGCGTGGCCGGGAAGCCGGGGCGCAGCTACGGCGGTTCATGGGCAGCGGCTCGCGCCGCAAATCGCGCTACGCCCGGCTGCTCGTCGAGACGGCCGTCGCCCGCGATGTTCTGCCCCGGCCGTTGGACACGCTGCTCGCCGCCGTCCGGGCCTGA
- a CDS encoding GNAT family N-acetyltransferase encodes MLIRSFVPHDLAQLTELTITTFGPFYEDHFRPLVGDVIFSNQHGDWRGDYRTLVGQLHEPARHRYVEVAEIGPAIAGYLGWSVNPDRRNGTVTILAVSAGHRRHGVGTALCEHAFNRMRDHGAEVVEIGTGGDPFHAPARRLYERLGCTPFPTTFYYRQL; translated from the coding sequence ATGTTGATCCGTTCGTTCGTTCCGCACGACCTGGCCCAGCTCACCGAGCTGACCATCACGACATTCGGTCCGTTCTACGAGGACCACTTCCGGCCCCTGGTCGGCGACGTCATCTTCAGCAACCAGCACGGCGACTGGCGCGGTGACTACCGCACGCTGGTCGGCCAGCTCCACGAACCGGCCCGGCACAGGTACGTCGAGGTCGCCGAGATCGGCCCGGCGATCGCGGGCTACCTCGGTTGGAGCGTCAATCCCGACCGCCGGAACGGGACCGTCACCATCCTCGCCGTGTCGGCTGGGCACCGCCGCCACGGCGTCGGCACCGCGCTGTGTGAACACGCGTTCAACCGGATGCGCGACCACGGCGCGGAGGTGGTCGAGATCGGCACCGGCGGAGACCCGTTCCACGCGCCCGCCCGAAGGCTGTACGAACGCCTCGGCTGCACGCCGTTCCCGACCACGTTCTACTACCGGCAACTGTGA